The region GCAGTCAGCAAGTAGAGCCCGCAaagcggcgggggcgcgggggcgcggcgcggggcgcgggggcgcggcaGGCAGTGTGCGCCCgaccgccgcgcgcgccgcacgcTGTCCGCGCCCGCCCGCTCCGCGCCTGCGCACAGGCCTCGCGGCCGCGGCCCGCCTGCCCCGCTCCGGACCACCCGACACCCACAGCCTCACAGTAGGTGTCACTCCTCCTCGAACGTTGCTCACTGCCTATCTGCCGTTAGGTGCACTATTCTGTACGTACCCGTTACCGTGCTAAACGTTACAAATAGTGAGTATCTATATTACAGTCATGTTAGTGGCGCTACAATATGATCGTCGTCCAGGCGCCCGTCGCTCTTCACCGCTGCAGGACGCGACATAGCGGTCGCCAGACGTCCATGTAACCATGTTAGTGCTGTGCTAACACTATGCGAACCCGCTACAAGTAGGTGGCACGTTTAGCACTATGAAAGTACATGTTATTGTCGAAACCACTTCATGACCCCCGGTGGGGCCTACTTAGCGAATtcattttcatagaaataaaaactaccgATCTTCATCAACATCTCTCAACTACTTACTATCATATAATTCCAATAAGGAACAATAAGAAGTTTTACAAGTGTTTAGTTCGTGTGTCAGTGACTTGTGCATAGGTCAGGTTGAAGTGCGGGGAAGTTACCACAgcctaacttatttattttcatgtcgACAATCGATTCGAAACCTTTCTCTGCACCAAAAGTCAATCaatttataagtaggtacctattttttttataattatatttcgtgtgacacgcgtgagtaaactgttgtatcaaataattatgaatccaccTCACGAaaactattgtaaaaatatcgACGAGTGTGTTGGTTCCGGTGCGATACATGCAAGTTGGTATCGCGACCCTAGTTAGGATGAGACTTGGTAAAGATCATGATTTGACTTAATGTCGTTAGCCATGCTTGGTGTCGGCCAGCGCTCGTCACCTCCGTCCTGCATCACCTACCGGTGCTGCCAGATTATATGCATAACATGTTGCCAATCATTAAATATTCCAGATTCTTTTCGTATGCTTTTAGAGTTATATTCCTCTGAAGATTAAATTCTATATATAATCTGATATTAAAGCCAATTTTCGCAGAATAGGTATCATTCAAGACATTTTTGCTCAGCAGCCAcgaattcataataataaaaatagcacGTTCCTCGCTATTCATATTTCACTAATGCAGTCTTAAAATACCTCAATGgctgatgaattaatgaaaattggcttaaaacttataaataaataatttcaaatttaatccgattgccattaattcatcggctattataaatagcagaatcggggccccgATAGATACTTGGTGCTATTGTAGGTTCACTAGTTGTAAGTGCACGCGGAATTATGTTCTTGTAGTTATTTGCTGTAAAGTGAGCCAGAGATGAATCATTCAAGATTCATACTACATATTTGAATAGTCACCAAAAATTGGTacttaagactttttttttaacaatcacGTTAAACTTGCAGTTTTCTTTGACAAACGTGGTCCGTGTACAGATCTCCTCAAGCAGTAAGGCCAGAAGGAGGGCGGGCGCGCGAGCGCGGGCCCCGCCATGCGGAAGTtcatgcgcacgcgcagcccgccgccgccaccgctGCACGCGCACCCAAGTCAGTTCCTTCTCCTACTGTACACACGCACTACCTGCGCGCCCTGATTTCGATAAGTACAGAACTCAAAAACAtaacaatacaaacataaaagtCGGAAGTTAATTTAAGACAAAACTCTGCACGCGTGACGGTCCCTAGAGTAGAGCAAAATGAACTTTATAAGTATCGCCAAAGACGGAACATGTACGCAGTGGCgtcgggcggcgcgcggcgcgcgcgcattCCCTCGCGTCCGCGGCGCGTCGTACCGTTGTGTCGCGGTGGCCCTCACACACAACCATTTAAAGCCTcattacctacttacttacaATACTCACTAGGTATATGAAATCACATGTGAATATGGGCTCTTTCGAAGCGCTGGAAATATACACTCAgacttatttttaactagctgttgcccgcgaattcgtccgcgtggttaggatatatgtataagataggaatttttgaacggaagccctcgaacaTGAATAATTTtgcctgttttttccacattatccattgtaccttcgctcctattagtcgcagcctgatggtactcgtgtatagcctaaaactattgaacacaattttttttttcaatttacgctgtagttcctgagattagcgcgttcatacaaacaaacaaactcttcagctttatatattagtatagagtatagatgtaaGTAGGTGCCTACCTTCCTTAGTCGAGCATAGAATTAACACTACTGAGAGTAGTGCGCCGTCACGCCGTCACAAGATTATACTTGCAAGTAAATTGTATTGAGTTACATAATACGTGCACCGTACACGTGACGTATGTCAGGCACATCAGCGTAGATCCAGCAGTTCTCACCGGAGCTGCGTAGTAGGCTCCTACAAGTACGCCATACTCTGTCCGCTGTAAATTGACCTTTGTGACAGATGTCATGTCTGACAATGCTTTAAAAAAGTgacctataaaatataaatacaaaatatcttcGTCTTGACAACAGCCAGCAGTCTGGACTTATTATATTGCACAACGTTACTGCCGACTCAGGGTCCCAGTTCCGCTATTAACTTTTGTGTTGGCAAAACGCTTTCGAAAATACGAATGCAgtcattttaattcaaattccATTCATGCATCTGCAATTGTAAATCGCGAATTGGAGCCCGGGTAGGTGCACTCTCAGTGCCCCGCCCGAAACCTGCCCGATGGGTTGGCAATTAACACTATCGGAGGAAGATCTGGCTCAGAACCCACGTTTGACAAGCCTTCTGAAACACAGAATCgggatattatttataaaacgcaCACAACATTCATACAAAAACTACCTACAATCCTGCGCTCTTACGATCTATTTAGacagtgtttgttttattttaaactaaaaaacacaCCGAGATTCCTTTTTTAAGGATCTACGTCAACCaacagaaactttaaaaaacttgAATTCAGTGGCTTACGTAGTATTATGTGcaagtaaatacttaaatttgaatattgaacTTTACCGTAAGACCTGAAAACTGGCGCGAAGGAAATATCTACTATATAATGATCTGGTAACAAGACAACTGAACCGGAGACAGAAAAACACGCCAAAAACTAACTGCAGTATgataaaactaacattatttcgttaatttaatttgaaatatgtttcaGTTTAAAATCGATTTCCATTTAAATAGAAACCGTAACATAAGATCTCTTCACGATGTAATAGATAACTTGTTAACTTGTCAACAAGGTCAACTTAAAACGGACAGAAAGAAGGATATGTATGGAACGTTTTATGATGTTTACCACGAGTACATTAACAGTCGAGTGTGCTTCTTGTGCAGATGGCGTGGGCGCAGTGCGCGACGAGCTGCACTCCTCGCTGTCCAGGTGAGTTCTGGGGGGAGGGCGCGGCATAAGTGTAGGTAGTGCGCGTAGGGTGCAGGTAGTGACGAGGGAGTGTGCGCaggtgcggcggcggcggctcgcAGGCGTCCAGCGGCGGCTGCCCCAGCGGGGGCGCAGCCGGGGGCGCGCTCTTCGAGGACGATGAGTTCCCGGCGTCGCGGCGCTCGCTGGGCGACGCGCGCCTCACTGCAGTGCGCTGGCGCCGCCCTCACGTGAGTGCCCACACAACCACATCCAGCTCTCCCGCGCATTCTCTTCCTCTCTGTATCCTTAACCTCATTTGTACAATTTAACATCTCGAACTGGGTTTTTTTTGGAGAGGGGATAGAAATTGTTTTCCGCTGATTATTTTCTCACGCAGGCGCCACTCGGAAGCAACGCCATTTTGACAGCCACCTTAACAGATTATCAGATTGTGGTAGTATGCTCACAACATGAATCTTCAAACTAATGAAGAACATATTGCATAACAGCACAGTAAGGTGTTATTTTTACCAGACACAAGGTTCTTTCTACGTCTGCGTTCAATGTTCGCATggcgatttttttaaactattcgtATAGTCGGTATGGTGGAATGAAAAGAAACTGGAAAAGGATCCGGAAGACAATATTTCCCTTTAAACCGGTGATATTTGAATGAGTATCATAATGCGCGGTACGCGGTGCGCGGCGCTCATGCGTGTGTAGGTCGCAACGGGACCCGCTTCCGGCCCGCGCTCCCCGCGCCCCCCTCGCACTGGACTACTTGCGGTCATGGCGCTCGCCGCCGCTCACAACacttccaataaataaatattacctacataCAGCATGTTTCATAAGATCTGCGGCCATCAAGCCCGCGCCAGGCAaacatgaatgtttgtaaagcTGTTGGCAGGCGCGCGCGGCTGGGTGGAGGTCACTGAAGCTTACGTCATCATGAgaaagacatcaacgcgcgcTGCAGTTCCTCTGGCCCGGACGAGCGGTACTTGTGCTAGACCATCCGCGAAGTCGCCGAGATCAACCAAGGTTGAAGGCAACGGCAGCCGCGGTCGCTCACCTACGACTGCCATTTGTCAATATTACTATTAGTACAAAGAGTACTAGGTATTTCAAGGAAGGAAATATTCTTGTTAGTTGTGGCACAATCTACGTACAATCTATCTTTACTCGACTTGGACAAATGCATAAATGTTAAAAGAagagcttaattttttttatgtgtacgTGGACTCTCCTGATGTAGGGCTCGCTCTTCTTACGATACCAAATCCACATTGGAAATAGTCTTGAGTGGCAACTGTTGGAATCTTGTCTTTTACACAAATACTTAGGTCATTATTtaggaaagtaataaaaaatgcttGTCACAGTTGTAGAAGACAGTTTACTCATTTACCGCAATACCCTTCATAAAGACAGGAGCTACCTGCATGTTTGCATCGTATCCCTCCTGAAAAAACAATGCAATTTGTCGGCAGGAGCTGAGCGCGTGTCCGCGGTTCCGCGGCGACGAGCTGGCGGAGGGCGAGGCCGCGCCCTCGCCGCACGACGTCGTCAGGTGTGTTCCACGCCACGCTGTAGTCACCACGTGCATGTCATGCACTCCACCGGGACACAAGAGTAATAGGCAGCGTGTCCGCAGGTGGTCGGCGGAGCTGGGCCCGCTGGGCTGCGCGCGGCTGCGGGCGGCGGCTGCCGCGCTGGCGCCCACGCCGCGCCTGCTGgaccgcgccgcgccgccgcagGGCTTCCGCGACCACTACTGCGGCGCCTTCAGGTACACCTCACAGTTACATGGAGCGTTGTTTATCTGTTCGCACACACAGCTGTCTCATGAAATTGTCGGCATATTTCATTCATATCAGTTACTTGATTACATTGACAAATGTGTAACATTAGCTGTCGCCGCTAGCGAGCCGGCGCGCGGTGCACAATGCATTGCCGCCGCGTATTGTCGCGCGCTCATTGTGAGAGCGTGGCCGCGGGCGCCGCGGCGCCGGCCGGTGCCACACAACCTTACACAATCACTACTGACTACACCTACACTCATACATTTCAGAAACATTCGCAATTTAAAGCTGATCTAGGAAAACGCCGTGGTTACCCACAGATATACTTTTGTGGCAGTTAGCAGTTTGTCGTTTtcttatcagtacttgttattACCGTAAAGTATGATgacgctttttatttttactggtgCTTCAGACCTGTTTTATACTaaccttttaataaaaaataatagtttaaaaaaactacacacacgctttttatagaaaaccgaactaaaaaatagaaaataaatttaaatgaatttaaattaagaaaatagtattaaaaatgtcaatgaatataaattaactagctgttgcccgcgacttcgtccccgtgggtagaagatataagttatgatttatccgtgccctgttttttcacattttccattgtattttcgctcctattagtcgcagcgtgatggtttatagcctaaagccttcctcgatgaatagtctatccaacacaaaaatattttttcaatttggaccagtagttcctgagattagcgcgttcaaacaaacaaacaaacaaactcttcagctttatatattagtatagataatagtgtgaataaaaaaaaaattaaagaaagcgTGGGGTGCATGGTGTCAATggttatagatattttattgacagaTATGAGTAGAGTGATTATCATTTCGATAATATCTTAAAAAGCACTgaaagcaatttaaattaatttaaatttattttctattttttagttcggttttctataaaaagcgtgtttctaagtttttttaaactattatttattttctactttttagtttggattatttaaaatagcttgttttttttcacaaagacaccctaactcagaacaaacattcgtggataacagaaatgcttgttctacgtggggtcgaacccgcgacatgacgCTCACAGTGGCGTGTGGCGTGatgaactcaaccactcggccacccgtgcaataaaatatatctcttTTGTAATGTGTTCTCACACACACACTGACATCACATTCCACCAAAAATATTGCGTGTGTGATTGTGGTATTTATTCTTCTatcactttatattataaaacagaacgctttttctgtccctatttccccttgaccactagaatctttgaaaataaagaaCGTAAGAGAAATTCTTTGGCGTATATTagcactgctcccgtgcgaagccggggcgggtcgctagtaatattatgatttaaaatttctgtagagttgtattattaataaatgtttactgTATGCGCAGGTTCCACTTCTGGGTGTTCGGTACCTGGCGCGAGGTGCGCGTGGACGACCGCCTGCCCGAGCGCGGCGGCTGCCTGCTGGGCGCGCACGCCGCAAACCACGACTACACGCTGCCGCTGCTGGAGAAGGCCTACGCCAAGTGAGTGTCGGCTGCTGGCAGGCCTgccgcggcgggcggcggctgaCCCTGGCACTTGTGCAGGCTGTACGGGTCGTACGGCGCGCTGCGCGGCGGCAgcgtggcgcgcgcgctgcaGGACCTGTCGGGCGGCGTGGTGCAGAGCTTCTCGCTGCGGGCGCAGCCGCGTGCGCTCACCTACCAGGTGCTCAACTCCGGGGTGCCGCGCTCCACGCTGCTGGTGGCCAGCGCCGGCAAGCGCGCGCGCGCCCCCCTGCGCCCCGGCGCGCCCTACTGCGTGGCGGGGCTGGCGCGCGTGCGgggcgcggagggcgcggggggcgcgcccGACGCCGCGCTCGTGCGCCTGCGCGCCCCCGCCGGCGGGGCCTGGGCCGGCGCCTGGTCGCCCGCCAGCGCCGAGTGGCGCGCGCTGGCGCCGCCCGACCGCGACCTGCTCGCTGCCAGCGCGGCGCACCCCGGGGACTTTTGGTAATAACACATTCCACCAAAAATATTGCCAAGATGAGCTcatatgactcgcactgtcaGAAAGTTATAATctctcatgtagagccaagcttctaacactacacgccctaactctacaaggcctaacttcacaaactctacaccttagtcaaTCCATTTCGCTACATTCACATCGGCGTAaggtgaaaaattaattcactgttCATTACTTTTGTGTTATACAGTTCTTGTAGTAACGAACGGCCaagccacatattttgactaaggtgtagagtttgtgaagttaggccttgtagagttagggcgtgtagtgttagaagctcGGCTCTACATGAGatttgataactttttgacagtgcgaATCATATGAGCTCatcttggcaacattttacatgaaaatgtttttggtgggatttcatttctttttgtcagttgtttgtaacatttttttttataacaaggaGTACCTATTCATATATATATCTGGGGGCATCAAGTTTTAGATTAGATTACGCCTCTAgcgtcaaaattgaaaattacattGAAAGTTACAGGTCTCATACAAACTCTCATCCTAGGAGTTTAAGGGGTTGGGGGATGAAAGTtacaagttttataattttgttgttgtttttgtgcTAATACTAGCTCACATTCAAAATTTCAGCTTTCTAGGACATTAGGAAATACCCTAAGGATTTTGATGATCATCAGTGAGTCAGTGACGAAATCAGcgttttttagatataaataaaatctgaagtATAAAagctaatgtaattaaaacttgataTGT is a window of Trichoplusia ni isolate ovarian cell line Hi5 chromosome 20 unlocalized genomic scaffold, tn1 tig00002185_group19, whole genome shotgun sequence DNA encoding:
- the LOC113506597 gene encoding calpain-11-like isoform X2, whose protein sequence is MRKFMRTRSPPPPPLHAHPNGVGAVRDELHSSLSRCGGGGSQASSGGCPSGGAAGGALFEDDEFPASRRSLGDARLTAVRWRRPHELSACPRFRGDELAEGEAAPSPHDVVRCVPRHAVVTTCMSCTPPGHKSNRQRVRRWSAELGPLGCARLRAAAAALAPTPRLLDRAAPPQGFRDHYCGAFRFHFWVFGTWREVRVDDRLPERGGCLLGAHAANHDYTLPLLEKAYAKLYGSYGALRGGSVARALQDLSGGVVQSFSLRAQPRALTYQVLNSGVPRSTLLVASAGKRARAPLRPGAPYCVAGLARVRGAEGAGGAPDAALVRLRAPAGGAWAGAWSPASAEWRALAPPDRDLLAASAAHPGDFWMSFNDFVQSFSELELVHVGPDDWLLEPALQTRRPWRAVLARRRWRRGYNAGGPPGAPTAAANPTFAVQLPAKCHVVVSVTQQYAPEPAKLRAIGFAVYEAGAGRAPLDVTHESRAREVVTFFTLPAGRYLVVPHTRRAHTDAAFLLRILTDEQSDVWEVNEDNVIVRDVAGELRDGEALPAAARAALARLAAREADARELDARALRAALRRVWRHCLCAPPSRELCRALVALRDRALRGAVRARDVPALVALLAYWRGAFLRGAGAASCGPPLRSAYALRGLLWAAGVTASNKVLECLVLRFARGVLLSEEGYVMALARLHLAHERYRSLDNKIKSNPLSLEEMILMTIYS
- the LOC113506597 gene encoding calpain-9-like isoform X1, which encodes MRKFMRTRSPPPPPLHAHPNGVGAVRDELHSSLSRCGGGGSQASSGGCPSGGAAGGALFEDDEFPASRRSLGDARLTAVRWRRPHLLAGARGWVEVTEAYVIMRKTSTRAAVPLARTSGTCARPSAKSPRSTKELSACPRFRGDELAEGEAAPSPHDVVRWSAELGPLGCARLRAAAAALAPTPRLLDRAAPPQGFRDHYCGAFRFHFWVFGTWREVRVDDRLPERGGCLLGAHAANHDYTLPLLEKAYAKLYGSYGALRGGSVARALQDLSGGVVQSFSLRAQPRALTYQVLNSGVPRSTLLVASAGKRARAPLRPGAPYCVAGLARVRGAEGAGGAPDAALVRLRAPAGGAWAGAWSPASAEWRALAPPDRDLLAASAAHPGDFWMSFNDFVQSFSELELVHVGPDDWLLEPALQTRRPWRAVLARRRWRRGYNAGGPPGAPTAAANPTFAVQLPAKCHVVVSVTQQYAPEPAKLRAIGFAVYEAGAGRAPLDVTHESRAREVVTFFTLPAGRYLVVPHTRRAHTDAAFLLRILTDEQSDVWEVNEDNVIVRDVAGELRDGEALPAAARAALARLAAREADARELDARALRAALRRVWRHCLCAPPSRELCRALVALRDRALRGAVRARDVPALVALLAYWRGAFLRGAGAASCGPPLRSAYALRGLLWAAGVTASNKVLECLVLRFARGVLLSEEGYVMALARLHLAHERYRSLDNKIKSNPLSLEEMILMTIYS